GTCATTGCGCTCATGCCGTATCTCCTCTCTGTGCGCTAGCAGCAATATGGTTGCCGACGATGTCTTCGCCAGCGCCGATGAAAGACAGCAGATGCATGGCGGCTGTGCGCACGACCGGCGCAAAGTCTGCGATGTTCTCGCAGCCGCTAAGCGAGTTGTGACCGATCGTGAGGACGTCGACTGCATTGACGCTCACCGTCACAGACCAGCCGTCGATTCGCGACGCGTCCGGCAACTCGGGCGGTGTCTGCGCGGCGCCGCGACCTGAGCAGTTCATCGTGCATTGCTGTCCAACCTTGCCGGTCACCGTCGCGCAGTCGTCGCAGCCAGGCATGCCGTCGCCGAAGAAATAGACCGGGTGCATTACGAGCGCTCCTTCTCTGCAGATGCCGCGATAGCGGCGTCGATAGCCTCGCGGCAACTCGCAAAACTGCCATTGCCGCATTGCGCATCATTCAGATCGATGTCGCCGACGAACCCAGCCCACTGACGGCCCGTCATCAGACGCGTGATGTTCGGGCTCAGAATCAGCTTCCACTGATAGGTCGTGCCGTAATGCCGATTCAACGCGGCGTTCATCTCGTCGAGCCAATCCAGACGCTCCGCATCCTTCGCCATTGCGCTGTCAGCGACAGGGACGGCGGATTCGCGGAGTTGTTCGGAGTAGGTCTGCGCCTCTCGACACGCATCTTCAAGATCCCGGATGCGCGACGCTTGTTTTTCCAGTTCGGCAACAGCTTCAACCATGGTTATCCAACCCGGATTTTTGTCGTGGGCGTAGAAGCGGAGCCGCTCCACCAGACTCTTGATGTTGTCGGTCATACAAGGCCCCTAAAGTTTTCGCGATTGGTGCCGATGTAACGGCGGTCATCAACATTACGAGCAACGCAACCATGGATCGAGCAGAAGCCAAAGTCATCGTCGAAACGGCACATCAGGTCTTCGAAATACTCGCTGAAGAGCGAGGTATTGAAATCGAATCGCCCGAAGGCGATGTGCTGTATGACCAAATCGTCGTGCAAACGGTCAGGCGCAAGGCGCAGAACGCCAGTGACCTCGCGCTGATGCTGGAAGTCGCCTAAATTCACCACGCCTTATCTCCCTTCTCTGCGCATGCCGCGATAACAGTTCGACATCGCGCATCGACGTGTAACGAGTTGTAACGATAGGTTCCGCACGGACTGATCCGGTTAGCCCTGTCAAATTCCTTCAAAAATATTTTGGGGGAACAGCTATGTATGACCGTGAGATCAAAGCGCCGCCCTTTAGGATCATCCTGAACGCCGCGGAGGAATGGGTTCCTCACGAGTTGCAAGGATCCATTCTGGATGGCTATCGTTCGATTGCGTCCATTTCTAGGCTCGACGGACGGCAGATCCTTGAAGGTATGAAGGCTTACTGGATCGGCTTCGGGCGTGTCTTCGGGAGCGAAGAGAACGCCATCCGGGACTGTGAACGACGTGCGCGCGACGCAATTAACTGTGGGTTTCCACGGTAGTCTCACGTTCCCTCCGCATCAGCGTTGTCGCTGGCTGTGGCGCTAGAGGCGCGGTCGATGCGTTCGATTTCGGCAAGGATCAGTGCGCCAGCCTTCACGAGGTTGCAGCGCTTCGTGGACGGCTTCCACCATGACTTTTCCCACGGCCAGTAAGGCGGAACATGGCCTCGTCCAATGTCGCGCTCATGCGGGAAGGAAGACGCTAGCGCGTAGTAACCGGCAGCAGCGGCCATCTGCCCGTCGTCGTGACTATCATCATGCTCAGGCGTCCAGCCTTCCGCCGTCACTTGGCGCTCACGCTCTGCCAGTACGTCGCCCGCTGCGCTCGTCAGCTTCTGTCCGCTAGCGGAATGACACGCATCGCACTGATGCAGGTGCTTGCGCATCGCGTCGCTCGTATGCCACGGATCATCGGTATGCGCTCCGCAAAAGTCGCAGGTCAGCAGTTCTGGCGGCTCTCCTCCCTCGCCTTCTCCGGGTTGTGTCAGCTTCTGCCCGCTAGTGACTGGAGGGGCGCTCGAACAAGCCTGATCGAGGCGCCCCATGTAGTACCAACGAAATGCGTCTGCCGAATCGGAGTGGCAATATTCGCCTCCAAATTCCTCGCGCGACAGATCAAAACCTACGGAACCAGCCTGCCGCTCGAAATCTCCGCGCCAACCTGGCGCCTGAGCTTGCTCGCCTGCCGCCGCTTCTGTGCTGGCGGATAGTGCGGCATCCAACTTGAATCGCATGCAGCCGAAAATCGAAAATAGCGCTTCCGGGTCCGCGTAGAGTTCGTCGCTGATCGCGTCGCCCAATCCAAGCATCCGGCACAGGAGTTTCAAGCGCGCGACAGTGTTTTCGTCGAGCCGCGCCGAAGCATTGACGGCTGGCGCGGAAGCGTCTGCGATTTCGCGTTTGAACTGCTCGCCGATTGCATCGACCAGTTCCATCAGTTTGAGCGCCTGCATGGTGTCGGCCTTTACGCCGCCTTCAATGGCGTGGCGGAGCGTCGCCAGCTTGTCATCGAACATTGGATAGTTGGTCATGGTTATCGTTGTCCTTGCGGTTAGATCAGATCGGCGCGCTGGCGCTCAAAATTCCGTTGTGAGCTCGCCCGTGGGCTTGACGCGCATGACGTCGACGGGATCGTCGTAGCAAGTAGCGCTTTCGCGCGCGCCATCCAGCGAAGATGCGTATTCTTCGATTCGCTCGAAGATCGTCCCAGGATTGGAGACCACAGCGAAGCGTGCGCAGGGCGGGATGTTCTTTGCTTTCAACATGACGTTGTCCTCGCGGTTATCAGAAAAGCGCGCCTTGACCGCGCCCGATAAGCGTCGGCTGTTGCGCAGCGCGGCGGCGACGGGCCGCCCATTGCAGTAGCGTCGCGTGCCAGGCCGGATGCCGCCGGGACGCCCGGGCGTGCATCAAATGAATGCGCGCCATGTGGATGTGCCAGTCGCGGTCAGACACGGCTTCAATCCTTCAAAACGTGGCGAGTGATCGAGCGGATTCCGTTCGTCGACGCGGACGGGAAGCTCGGCGCGGGATCGGCATCCGGGAGCGATACCGCGGCGGCTGGAGCATCGGCAGACTCGACGACTGCAACGGGAATGAATCCCGATCCCTTGCCACCCGCGACTCGCATGAAATCGACTTCGACCTTTGCCGAATTGATGATCACTTGGCCGACGTCCGCGACGACCTTCGCGCGCTCGATGTCGAGCGGCTTCTCCTTGTCGTTGAGCGCCTTCAATGTGTCGAACAGGTGGGAGCGCAGGTCATTGATGGTTTGCATTGATCTTCCTTACGAGTGCGCCCTTCAGCCAGATCACCTGACGCAGTTCGGGCGGGTAACGATGGACTGAGTTGCGCTTGAGCAGCTCGCCGCGCGAAATCAGTTCGAGGTTGTCGAGAACCACGTTCGTGCGGTCACCGTCACGGAACACCAGCAGGTAACCGGCTGGTATTGGGCCGTTCTCCGCTTCCCAGTTCAGGACGTGGACGGCCGCCCAGTCGTCTGCAGCGCGACCGGTGTCGGTCACCTTGCGTTGCAGGTAGCCCATGCTGGTGACTCGCTCGGTGCCGATCGGCACCCAACTGCGCGAGCGGTAACCGGGCTTGAACGACGTCGAGTTGGCGCGTGTGCCGCTCATGCCTGTGCTCCTTCGACGATCTGCTTACGCACCGACGCAGCGCGCGTCTGCGAACAACCGAGGTACTTCCGAATGTCCGTAACGGTCGCGCGGAGCCGTCCTGCGGCAATCTCTGCCGTGACGCGGGTAACGTCGTCTGCTGCCTCGATTACCGGTTGTTCTGCGGTCGGCGCAGATTCGGTCAGCACCTCAGTCACGGCGTTACTGACTTCCGTTACTGGCGTTACTGCCGCGCCAGTATTGGGTTTACGCGATCCGACCGGGCGCAGCGCGAGCAGCCAACAGAAGCACGCGACTGCTTCGAGTACTGCCGCGAAAGCGAGACCGGCGAGCAGATCGACGCGACCTGACTGGATACCGAACGCGGTCAGCGTGCTCGTCACAGGGTCAGCGACGGCAGCGGCGCGCGCGGCGTCGGCGCGGTCCTGCGCGGCCTCCTGTCGCTTCGCCTCGGTCGCTTCGACGTCGATCGCCTCCAGCCGGGCGCCGAGCGTCGCGCGCTCGATACGTAGGCTCGGGCACGGCTCAGCGCAGCGGCGTTCGGTGACGCGGGTCAGTCGCGAGACGATAGCGGCGCGGTCAGCGGCGATGACTGCCGGGTTGCGTCCGGTCGTGACTACTGCCGGTACTGCTGCGGCGCGTACCTCGCCAGCATGCTTCTGAGCCAGGAGGAAAAAGACCGCGTGTCCGTAGCAGGTGGCCGCCATGCAGCCGATCCAGAGTAGGACGCCGACCAGCCGAACGCGCCAGCCGTGCGCACGGATCAGGGCAGGGAGCAGGTGAGCGGCGACAACCACCACGACGCCGACGGCGATCCAGAGCACCCGCTCAGCCAGAAACCCGCCACGCTGCCAGCCCGCCATGACTGACAGACATGCAGCAGTCAGGGTCGCCGGGACTGCGAGTAATGCCGGTTGCGCTCTCATTGGCATGGCGATCACTCTTTAACCGTCACGGTGACCGGGCCGTTACGAAAGTCACCCGTCATCTGGCCATCGAGATCCGCGCGTTCCTGGCCGGTGAGATTGCGCCACTTGGCGATCACCCAATCGCCGCGCAGGAGGCCGCGCGGCATGCCGGCGCAGCCAGAACCGACCGAGTAGCCGTTATCTGCGCACCACTGCTTGGCAGCGTGAAGCGCCGCAAAGTCGCCCACGTCAGCGAAGGTCATGACGATCTTGCTCATGCTCCGATCCTTTTGAATTCGACGACCCAGACCCAAGGGTTAGCCGCCCATGCGCCGGCGCCATTGATGCTGTTCCACAGGGTGGAGAACGACTGGCGTGCACTCAGGAAGGTCATCTCGTCACAGTTAGTCGATGAGCCGAGATAGTCTTTCCAGTACGTGCGACCGGCATCCACGAATTCGACGCCTTCTTCGGCCGCATCGGCCTCACTGACTGAATGCAGGCGCTCGACGCGCACGCCAGTCACTTCGAGCGTAATGCGCGACGCCCAGCGCGGCATGTGAATCGATGGCACCGAGTTCGCGAAGCCGAAAGCCATGCCGTCACACGCCCAATCGGCCAGGCGCTGATCACGCGGCACGCGAACGCCATCCGCCGCATATACAGCGTGGTCGTGGCGAGTAGTCGGCGTGTCGACAAACTTCAGGCTCTCGCGCACCCACAGACGATCGCCAGGCTTGCCATACGGGCAGCGGATATGCTCGCTTACGACCTTCTCTGCACGGCACCACGCCCATTCGCCGGTCGGTTCATCGGCGCCATGCGCTGCTTCGTTGCCACGAAATTGGAACAAGTGATGCGCTCCTATCGGCTTTACGACGCGCCGCGTCTGCGTCTTGCGGCCCTCCAGCAAAGCGCGCACCATTGCTTGAGAAAACAAAATAGGACGTTCTTTCATGGCTGCCTCAAATGAACTTCGGATCATGCGTCGCGGTGGCGACTTGTTTTTCAACCACGTGTACGACGACACCATCTTGATGATCCAAGTCACCCATGAATGTCTCGCTGACGTGTTCGGATCCGAGGGGGCCCCAGACCAAGACGTGAAAACTCTGCAAGCGAACTTGTCCGCTATCGTTAAGGTGGCGACCGAAAAGGCTCTGCGAGGTGAGGCTTCGCCGATCCGAGTGACGGTCGCCGACTTCTGAGCAAATGCGCCGCCAGTGTTATTCCGGGGATCCGAGCAAGATGGTCGTTGCCGTTTGCTCTTCGATTTGCGACCAGATGGCGCGGAACGCGGCTTCGAGCACCTTGTGCGGGCGCACGAGCTCGTACCAGATGGTCAGATTGCCGTCCTTGACGCGGTATTTGATGCGCGCGTCGACGGGGAGGGGCTGGCCGTTCTCGAACACGGGGATTTCGAGCGTGATCTGAGACGGCATTGCGATCTTGTTGCCCGTCGCGTTCACGTCCTCTTTCCAGACGAAGTTCGTGCTGCCGTCCTGGAGCCGTGCGGCCGACACGAAATTGCCTTCCTTGCTCGCTTCAAAATTGAGCGCGACGCTGAGCATCGTCGAGCCGTCCGGCGTCACGATGTCGGGCAGGTTGTCTTCGATCAGTTCGGCGAACTGGAGCTGGTTGAGCGCTTTGCGATCCGATCCGGTCCAGACTTTCCACTCGCGCGAGGCCGGTACAGCGAACTCGACGCGGAATTGACGCCAGTTCGCGCCCTTGCCCAAGTCATCGCCTGCCAGCGCATGCTCGTACGACAGGTGATCGTCGATGACGCCGAGGATCTTCGCCGGGTCGAGCGACGCGTAAATCAGGCTCTCTGCACGCTTCTGACGATTGAAATAATTCACGAAGCTGTTTGCGTCGCGCAGCTTCACAACGCCGCTTGCGCGCGCCGGGGTTTCGAACAATTCGTCGACGATCTGCGCCTTGTAGCCTTCCGGAACGATGACGAACGGCTTACCGTCCTGCAGCGTGCTTTTCTGTGCGCCGGCCAGCGAAGTACCTGCGGCGAGAACAGCGGCGACGTTTTGTTCGCCTTGGAAATCGTGGAGCATGTTTTATCCGTATGAGAGTGAGGGGTGATTGATTGCCGTGCAGGATTAGCCGAGCGAGACGGAGCGCGGGCTGTCTGCCAGCGAGATGCCAGGCAGCTCGGTTTGACGCTCGCTGTGACGCGAGAGATTGTTTTCGACGGTAGGGAAGAACACCTCGGCCGTTTCCTTTTCGCGCGGCAGTGTCGCGACGACCTTGCCGGTCACTTCGAGCGCGTCTTGCACTTTGGCGAACGGCTTCACCTCGAGGGTGATCGTGATCTTCCCGGCTTTGCCGGTGTCGCGGACCATCGCGACCAGCGTGTTCAGTTCGTTGGTCGCCTCTTCGACGACAGCACCCCCGCGCAGCTCCATGAGGGTTTGGGTGAAAGCCTTCTTCATTTCTTGACTCCGTTATTGAAGGACTGCGGTGATTCGCGGTAACGCGGGTAGGGCGCGTTGCATTCGTGCTCTGTTTCGTCGGGATTCTTCGCCGTGCGGCAAAGGCATACAGAAGCAATTCCCAGAAACCCACCGACAAACAGACCGAATAGGAATACTAAACAGATTGCAATGATCAGATCCATGGTGAGCCTTTACGGGATCAGGTGCAGCGCACGATCGCGCAGCGGTTGTTATGTCCGTCCGCCTGGTCGAGCGCACCGGCGAGAAGTGCCCAACCACCCAACACGAGAGCTGCGGACAGCCAGAGTTTTGCGAGCTCGCGCATCAGTGCACCTCGCCCGATTGCTCAAACGTGTACGCCGCCTCGACAGGGGAGTCGCTCCATAAGTCCGGCGACCTCATGCAGCTGATTTCTAGCAGGTTTCCGAAATCGTCTATGACTGCGGTCAGCATCACGAACACGGGCTGAAAGTAAAAGTGGTAGGCGACCATCACCACACCTTCAGCACACGGCAGACGCCTTCGATAACGAAGGGGAGAGCAGCGATCAGCGCGAAGCAGAGCAGCGGGCGCTTAGTCGTGCGACGCGAGTACTGCGCCAGCTCGGCATCGGTCAGCGGCGGCATGCTGGCGAAGTACTCGACCTCGTCAATCAAGCGCGTCGCGAAAGACGGCGATTGTTGAACGGCTTCCATCTCGATCACCTGTGCGATCAGCGAGGCGCGACGAGCTTTCCGGCAGCAAACGCCACCTGAATACGCGCCTTCGGGCAATGGGCCAGATCAGAGAGGGTGAGGACTACTGTCGAGCGACCGAGTCGGGCGACGAAACGGCAATGGCCGTCGAGGCTCTTAGCTGCTGCACGGCGCATCGCTTTTCTGACGTTCATCTCTCACTCCAGACTGTCTGGTGGTGTGTGAGATGCGCCCTCAGAAAAACGGACTGTTCACAATCCGCTTAACTCAGGGCGCTCCGCACGTCCGCGCTGTCATCCAGCGCTTGAGTTGAAGTAT
The DNA window shown above is from Paraburkholderia sp. PGU19 and carries:
- a CDS encoding HNH endonuclease signature motif containing protein, encoding MSGTRANSTSFKPGYRSRSWVPIGTERVTSMGYLQRKVTDTGRAADDWAAVHVLNWEAENGPIPAGYLLVFRDGDRTNVVLDNLELISRGELLKRNSVHRYPPELRQVIWLKGALVRKINANHQ
- a CDS encoding YfdQ family protein, yielding MLHDFQGEQNVAAVLAAGTSLAGAQKSTLQDGKPFVIVPEGYKAQIVDELFETPARASGVVKLRDANSFVNYFNRQKRAESLIYASLDPAKILGVIDDHLSYEHALAGDDLGKGANWRQFRVEFAVPASREWKVWTGSDRKALNQLQFAELIEDNLPDIVTPDGSTMLSVALNFEASKEGNFVSAARLQDGSTNFVWKEDVNATGNKIAMPSQITLEIPVFENGQPLPVDARIKYRVKDGNLTIWYELVRPHKVLEAAFRAIWSQIEEQTATTILLGSPE